GCTCCTATAGTGCCCACACAAGCGGGTAGCAttaaaatataagaaataagGCATCGTCTAGGAGTGAGGGGGTTGCACGCAAACATAGAGGGGGCGAAATGACCACCCTGCCCATGCAAGATGGGAATGAGTTTGCCCATTCGTGCATTTCTGTAAGTTTTCCCAATTATGGGGTTCCTATACAGTTAATGCCTTATTTCTTTGAATATTCTAATTAAATCCTCCCAATCTTGGCCATATAAATACACTTTCCAGTAACACCGAAGCAAACAACATTGTTAAGAATTCCCTCAAAAGTGTTTCtgttgtggagagagagagagagagagagagagagagcccacAGTTCAGATTTTGGAATTCATGGGCTTTGGCCTAATTACAAGGATGGATTGTATGCATCAACAgttctctttttcccctttctggTAACTGTAGACTTAAGATGTGAAACTATTTTGCGTTGGGAGAGAGAAAGcaatagatttttatttgaaaaatctaaaaatagttGAAATTATCTATTTACCCCTACTTTTGAAGGAATTAGagcacatgctcattaaaaTAGCGCACAAATCcaaataaatgattttgatccacaaatcacaaatagcttttaaccaatttgtgatttgtgatttattcttatttataataaataaaaataagtacaataaatcataccaaacaattgtcaaaataaaaataggtaaaataaatacaaatagaaatcaaccaaagagagcctacaACAGTCACAAAACTCATAAATAAGCAAGCTAGTGCATATATGTAGTAGTAACTGATACTTCCAGACAAGAAAACTATGGTTCCTGTTACCAAATTTGATCTAGAAAACCAGGatcaaggaaaaagaagggaaggaagaagagaaggagagagaagagcaCTAATGACCTTGATAGATCAGCTCAGCTTCTATTGTGGTCAACACCCttctctttatatttataatatcaGAAAGTTTCTTAGTAGGAAACCAACTAAGAATATAAGTATAGTTATGTAAATAAGTCAACTAAACAACTAGACATACACCACGACAGGGACACTCCCTCCATCGTGGACAATAACAACTAAATATAACAAAGAACTGCAGGTATGACAGAAATACCCCTACAGTACATTTCTTAACAGTTCCCATTGGCCACCTTCTTCATGGATTCGAGTCTGGGGCCCTTATCTGAGAATTTGGTCGTGGCATAAAGGTTGAGGTAGTCTTGAAAACGGTAGTGGCTAGGATATAGGAGCTTGGGAGTTGGAGAAATTATCGCATCACCAGAAGGGTTGTAGAAAGAAGCAATGGAGAGTCTACTGCCATTCTTGTCAGCCTTGACACGGTGCAAGGTACTTTTATATCTGCCATTGGTCAACACTTCCACCTGATCACCTGTGTTTACAAACATGGTATTGTTCTTGGAAGGTGGAATCTCTAcccattttccttctttcaagaattcaagacCTGGGACTTGGTCATCTTGGAGCAAGAGAATGATCCCTCCTGCATCAGTGTGCTCTCGGAGTCCCTTTACAAGTTCAGGTTTAGGACATTCAGGATACTTTGCCACCTTTGTCCCCACTGAAGGACCTGCAACTCCTGAGAATGCCTTTTTAAAGTAGTTGCTTTCCAAACCCAGATTCTCGCACATGAGCTCTGAAAGTTTCTCTGCGAGCTTAATGACTTGGATAATGTATTCGTCCATTGCTTCACTGCAAATTTGCATCACTCATCTGTCAGTATATATGTGTGTATCCATAACCCAGAAGCAAATTGCATTTTTACAAGGTTACAGTCATGCGAGTGAAGGTAACAGTAGATAAAACAGATAGCACAGGCATTTTAGATTGATGAACCAGATAATTATGTCTAGAAGTAGAAAGGTCATTGTAAAATGTAAAACTGTGTCTGCAATAGTGAAACCTTAAATGTCTTCATATACCAGTTGAGCCTCTTCACCTAATAGCTTAAGGTTTTCAGTTGATATTTTCATATATATCAGAGCTAATGATATAGCCGTGTATGGCCACCCAAAAAAGCAGCCACACATGCCAACTGTGCTGCCACCCAAAAGAGAGGCAACACTTGAGGGGGGACAGAGACCTTGGATGTCTTCAGATACCAAGTTCTGCTAACAGGGAAGGCACAATATATAGAACTGTACCCTGTATCAAGAAGATAGAGAAAAACCTCATGGATAAACATTTTTTATACTCACCGAAGTTCCTTTGAGAGGTCTGGAAACTCATCCATGTTTGATGTGGGCCTGTGCCAAATGAAGAAGCTGCTTTCCCAGTCAATTTCTGTTGCTTTACCTTGGTTGTCCAAGACCTTAGCTATCTCTGCCTCATGGAAGCTTTTCTTCATACACTTTTCATAGTGCAAGTTGACTAATTGCTTCACCCTCTGCATCAGTTCCTCATTGATTCCATGGTTTGCAATCTGCACATATTTAAAAATTCGTTGAAAAAGTTActgcctagcgcagttggtgaggttGTGGTGTGTAAAGTCCACACCCACCAGGAGGTCgcgagttcgagtctccttgTTGTTAccttccccctccctccctccctccctccctccctcccctttcTATAGTGTAcccatttaaaagaaaaaaaaaattgttgaaatgAAAATTAAGCTCACATGAATTAAACCAAGCTAttgaacaaagaaaaagaaaccacAAGCCTTACCTTGAAGAACCCATACTTCTCACAAGCCTGGTGCAATAGCGCCATTGTTTCGCTCCTCTTTTCCCCATCTAGCCCATTAAAATCTATCATGGGAACCTCCatgtcttctcttctcccttagAATGATAAAAATGGTAAGGGAgtaaggtatatatatataggcttgCAACGATGAGTAGAATGGTTTTCTTATCTAAGAATTGTTGTTGCAGCAAGTAAAACCATGGACTACTCTAGACTAAGGGAAGCATTGTAGGGCCAAGGAGATTTTGAGGTGTAGTTATTGATAATAAAATGGGTCCAAGTTGGCTCTTGCTTGCTCAATATTTATTCAACTAGGCTTTTATTAAATCAATTCTTTTgttattactttctttttaaTGGTTGATGGAGTCAATTCTTGTCTTGAATTTCCATCATTATGTTAACTAAGGTCAGTGGCGTATGTGATGGGCTTCTTTAGAAGGAATCTCACCATTCTTCCAATGGGCGCCTCTGGGTTGTGACTTCCTCTTGTCAAAACAATGGAACTCTTGCGGTTGACTGGTTTAACATGTAAACCAGAGAGTGAGTGAGTTTAGTCCATAGACTCCCATGCAGAACTTGCTTTTCAATGTGAAGCTGCACCTTTGATTGGTCAAAATCAGGaggttttgaattggaatcaatTGGGTCAGCTTTGAATCAGCTGATATTGGCTAGAATCCTAAACATTGGAATAGAAGCAAAGATTTTTATAGATTTGtagttttttaagattttttttttattcaaaagacTCTTAGATTTCACTATAAGATACAAGTTTCATTGAATTCTGCTATTTTACTAACTAAAAAGAAACAATTCAATTTGGTTGATTCCGATCTGATTTCTGAAACCATTCATCCTCTAGTCAGTTTATGTTCATGCACCCTTGTGGCACCTTGTGGCATGGGGATTGATGAACAGTGTACAATGCACAAGAGTTTAAACCGTAAAGAACAGTGTTTCAATCATCATGCACATGCCGTTGGA
This genomic stretch from Macadamia integrifolia cultivar HAES 741 chromosome 2, SCU_Mint_v3, whole genome shotgun sequence harbors:
- the LOC122087417 gene encoding 1-aminocyclopropane-1-carboxylate oxidase 1 → MEVPMIDFNGLDGEKRSETMALLHQACEKYGFFKIANHGINEELMQRVKQLVNLHYEKCMKKSFHEAEIAKVLDNQGKATEIDWESSFFIWHRPTSNMDEFPDLSKELREAMDEYIIQVIKLAEKLSELMCENLGLESNYFKKAFSGVAGPSVGTKVAKYPECPKPELVKGLREHTDAGGIILLLQDDQVPGLEFLKEGKWVEIPPSKNNTMFVNTGDQVEVLTNGRYKSTLHRVKADKNGSRLSIASFYNPSGDAIISPTPKLLYPSHYRFQDYLNLYATTKFSDKGPRLESMKKVANGNC